A genomic segment from Gilvibacter sp. SZ-19 encodes:
- a CDS encoding helix-turn-helix transcriptional regulator: MGTSKRHIHSVKTNQLADLAKVISHPARISILNYIGDCEGCLCKDIAEKIRLSQPTTSQHLQVIKKSGLLKSRFEGKSQYYTINKARLTLLKELFQEFFEATEAKCC; this comes from the coding sequence TAAAGACCAATCAGCTAGCGGACCTTGCCAAGGTGATCTCGCATCCGGCAAGAATATCTATCCTTAATTATATAGGAGACTGTGAAGGCTGCTTATGTAAAGACATTGCGGAAAAGATCAGACTGTCTCAGCCAACCACCTCGCAACACTTGCAGGTGATCAAAAAATCAGGCTTACTAAAAAGTCGATTCGAGGGTAAGAGTCAGTATTACACTATCAACAAGGCTAGACTTACTTTGCTAAAAGAACTCTTTCAAGAATTCTTTGAAGCTACGGAAGCCAAATGCTGTTAA